The genomic segment AAGCCCGCCTCGATCAGGACGTCGAGGCTCCAGAGCGTCGCGCGCATGATCGAGAACGTGGGCGCCCGGTAGCCGAGCACGGGACGGCCCACCGCGTCCTCGAGCGCCCGCTTCGCCCGGGTCACATCACGCTCGAAGTCGGGGCGCGAGAGGTGCTGGATCATCCGGTGTCCGTACCCGTGACAGGCGATCTCGTGGCCGAGCGAGGCGATTTCCCGTACGAGGCCGGGATGGCGCTCCGCCACCCAGCCCAGCACGAAGAAGGTGGCGCGGACCCGCTCGCGGTCGAGGATGTCGAGGAGGCGCTCGGTAGAGCGCGTCACCCGGCTTTCCAGCGTGGGCCATTCCTCGGGCCGCAGCACCCGGGCGAAGGCTTCCGCGTGGAAATACTCCTCGACGTCAAAAGTCAGCGCGTTCTTCATGCGTTCCGACTTCGGCGAGCAGTCCCTCCTCGTGCTGCTCCGCCTCGGCGAAGAACTGCACGGTGTGCGCCAGCCCACTGACCACCGAGACACGGGGCGACCAGCCGAGCAGATCGGCGGCCACGGAGATGTCGGCGCGAATGGGCGATGCGGGCTCCGGCCTCGGACGGCCCTGGCGAGGCACCGCGTCGGTCCGGAGGAGTCGGTTCACGATGCCGAGGACTTCCAGGGCGGTCACGAGCTGTCCCGAGCCCACGTTGACGGCGCGACCTGCCGCGCGGGCCTGCTGGCCCGCCGCCACGGTCGCCGAGACGGCGTCGTCGACGAAGAGAAAGTCCTGCGCGACGCGGCCGTCGCCGGCGAGCGTCGGGCGGCGGCCCCGCCGGAGCGTCTCGATGAGGGCGGGCACGAACGCGCCGTGGAGCACCGCGTTCTGCCGCGGCCCGTACACGTTGAAGTAGCGGATCAGGACGGTTTCGATGTGGCGCGAGGCATGATAGGCGCGGCAGTAGATCTCGGCGGCGAGCTTCGAGGCGCCGAAGACGGACACGGGAAGAGCGGGCCGATCCTCCGCGATCGGGGTGCTCTCGGTGCTGCCGTAGATCGAGGCGCACGACCCGAAGACGACGCGGCGCACCCCCTCGGTGGCCGCGGCCTGGAGCACGTTGAGGGTGCCCTGCACGTTCACGGTGTGGACCTCGCCGTGACCGCCCGCCACCGCGCCCGGCGGCAGCCCCGCGAGGTGATAGACGCAGTCCACGTGCCGCATCGCCTTGCGGGCGAGCTTGTCGTCGCGGACATCGCCGATGATCAGCTCGATCCGGCGGCCGGGACGTCCGGGAGCCGCCCCCCGCTCGGGACCCGCCTGGAGATTGCGAAGGGAGCCCGTAGAGAGATTATCGAGCACCCGGACATCGACACCCTGCTCCAGCAGGGAGTCGACGAGGTGAGAGCCAATGAACCCAGCACCGCCAGTCACGAGAGCGATTGCCATGGCGACCTCTCAGAGCGTGACGATTGACTTCTTCGAGCCGCGGTAACGCTTCAGCGCGTTGCGGGTGTCGACGACGAGGGAGGCCCGGTCGGCGATCGCCGCATAGTCGAAGCTCGAGTGGTTGGTGAGGATCAGCACGCAATCGGCGGCGGCGAGCGCCTCCGGGGTCGGCGTGACCGCGGCGAGCTTGTGTCCGTCGAGGGCGAGCTGGGGCGTGAACGGATCGGCGTAGGACACCCGCGCCCCCTTCTTCATGAGCATCTCGACGATCTCGAGGGCGGGCGACTCGCGGATATCGTTGACGTCCGCCTTGTACGTGATGCCCATGACGAGTACCGACGAGCCCCGGAGCGCCTTGGCGCGCTCGTTCAGGGCATCGCTGACGAGCGTCACCACGTGCTCGGGCATGTTGCGGTTGATCTGGTCGGCCAGGCCGATGAACTGCGCCTCGTACCCGGTCAGCCGGATCTTCCAGGACAGGTACAGGGGGTCGACCGGGATGCAGTGGCCGCCGATGCCGGGCCCCGGGTAGAAGGGCATGAAGCCGAACGGCTTGGTGGCGGCGGCGTCGATGACCTCCCAGGGATCCACGCCGATCTTGCGGCAGGCGAGGGCCAGCTCGTTGGCGAGCGCGATGTTGACGCTCCGGAACGTGTTCTCCAGGAGCTTGGCGGTCTCCGCCACTCGCGGACTGGTCGCCCGGAACACGCTCGACGTCACGTGGCTGTAGAGGGCGGCGGCCAGCTCCGTGCACTCGGCGGTCACGCCGCCCACCACCTTGGGAATGTTGGCGGTGGTGAAGCGCTTGTTGCCGGGATCGACGCGCTCGGGCGAGAAGGCGAGGAAGTAGTCGTCGCCGATCACCCGGCCGAGGGATTCGATGCGCGGCTGCACGACCTCCTCGGTCGTCCCGGGGAACGTCGTGCTCTCGAGCACCATGAGCTGACCTTGGCGGAGCCGGGGCAGCAGGTTCTCCACCGCAGAGAGGATGAACGAGATGTCCGGCTCCTTCCCCTTTCGGAGGGGCGTGGGCACGCAGATCACGATGGCGTCCGCGGACTCCGCGCCCTCGAAGCTCGTGGTGGCGGACACGGTGCCCGCGGCGACGAGGGGGGCGAGGGTGTCGGCGGACACGTCGACGAGGTAAGTCTCACCCCGGTTGAGGAGGTTGACTCGCTCGAGGTCGAGGTCGATGCCGCGCACGGTGAGGCCGGCCTTGGCCAGCTCGACCGCGAGCGAGAGCCCGACGTAGCCCATCCCGACGATCGACACGCGGGCCGTCCGCGTGTCGAGCTTCTCCTTGAGCTGCTTGCTCCAGTGGTTCACGAGCGATCTCCTCTCAGGCCTTGGTGTCGGCCTTGGCGTAGGCGCGGTAGTAGCTGTAGTACTGATTGACCTTCCGGACCGAGACCTGGTTCAGCACTACGCCCAGGATCGGCGTGCCGGACTTCTCGATGATGCTCTTGGCGCGCAGGAAGTCGCGCGGCCGCGTCAGGCCCGCCTGGCAGACGAGGATGACTCCGTCGGTGGCCGCGGCCATGTAGAGGTTGTCGGGGATCAGGAGGATCGGGGAGGAGTCGAGCAGCACGAACTACGCCTCCACCGACATGGAGTCGAGCACCTCGGGCAGCCGCGCCGACCCCAGGCCGGTGCGGGTGAGCGCGGTCGACGAGGCGCCGCGTGGGGTGAGCCAGACGCCCTCGGCCACGGGGCTCATCGCCTCGCGGAGATCGCCGGTGCCGGCGAGGAGGTCGGAGAAGCCCTTGGCGTTGGGAGTCTTGAGGGTGCGGTGCAGGGTGGGACGGTGGAAGTCCGCGTCCGCGATGATCACGTGCTTGCCCACCTCGCCGAACACCAGGCCGAGGTTCACCACTACGGTGGACTTGCCTTCGCCGGGCAGCGCGCTCGCAATCATGATGCGCCGCATCGGGGTCTCGCGGCCGAGCAGCTGAATCTCCACGCGGAGGCGCCGGAAGGCCTCCACGAAGAGGAAGTACTCCTCCTGGCTCACGTCGTCCGGCTGGCCGCCGCTCACCATGAACATCGAGCGGCGCGAGCGTACCCGTGGGATGCTGGCGAGCACGGGCAGGCCGGTGAGGTTGCGCACGTCCTCGTCGGTCTCGATGGGGCGGTTGAAGTACTCGACGGCGGCGGGTACGCCCAGCCCGATGAGAAGGGCGAGGCCGAGGGCCACGCCGAGGAAGCGGATGCGCTTCTGGTTCACCGCCGGCACGGGCACGCTCGGCGGATCAATGACCTTGACGACCTTCATCTCGCCCTGCTCGCGGATGCGCGCAGCGGACAGCTTCTCGGAGAGCATGGCATGCAGGCGGCGGTTGGACTCCACGTCGGTCGCGAGCCGGGTGTACTCGAGCTCGTCCCGCGAGAGGCCGGTGAGGCTCTTCTTGAGGCTATTGATCTGCTCGCGCAGGGCCTCTTCCTGGGCATTCAGCGACAGGCTGGACGTCTCCAGCGCGGCCATGGTCTCGGCGAACGCCGAGCGGTCCGGCGCCGGCACGGTGCTGCCGGCGGTGGGCACCGGCGTGCCCTCCTTGACGGCGTCCCCGAGTTCTTTCTGCACGTCGGCGATCTGGCGCTTCGCGGTCATCACCCGCGGGTGCTCGTCCGTGTACTGAGTCTGGTACTCGAGGAGCTGGGTCTCGAGCGTTTGGAGCTTGGCGCGGAGCCGCGC from the Candidatus Methylomirabilota bacterium genome contains:
- a CDS encoding NAD-dependent epimerase/dehydratase family protein; this encodes MAIALVTGGAGFIGSHLVDSLLEQGVDVRVLDNLSTGSLRNLQAGPERGAAPGRPGRRIELIIGDVRDDKLARKAMRHVDCVYHLAGLPPGAVAGGHGEVHTVNVQGTLNVLQAAATEGVRRVVFGSCASIYGSTESTPIAEDRPALPVSVFGASKLAAEIYCRAYHASRHIETVLIRYFNVYGPRQNAVLHGAFVPALIETLRRGRRPTLAGDGRVAQDFLFVDDAVSATVAAGQQARAAGRAVNVGSGQLVTALEVLGIVNRLLRTDAVPRQGRPRPEPASPIRADISVAADLLGWSPRVSVVSGLAHTVQFFAEAEQHEEGLLAEVGTHEERADF
- a CDS encoding nucleotide sugar dehydrogenase, whose protein sequence is MNHWSKQLKEKLDTRTARVSIVGMGYVGLSLAVELAKAGLTVRGIDLDLERVNLLNRGETYLVDVSADTLAPLVAAGTVSATTSFEGAESADAIVICVPTPLRKGKEPDISFILSAVENLLPRLRQGQLMVLESTTFPGTTEEVVQPRIESLGRVIGDDYFLAFSPERVDPGNKRFTTANIPKVVGGVTAECTELAAALYSHVTSSVFRATSPRVAETAKLLENTFRSVNIALANELALACRKIGVDPWEVIDAAATKPFGFMPFYPGPGIGGHCIPVDPLYLSWKIRLTGYEAQFIGLADQINRNMPEHVVTLVSDALNERAKALRGSSVLVMGITYKADVNDIRESPALEIVEMLMKKGARVSYADPFTPQLALDGHKLAAVTPTPEALAAADCVLILTNHSSFDYAAIADRASLVVDTRNALKRYRGSKKSIVTL